One window from the genome of Solea solea chromosome 13, fSolSol10.1, whole genome shotgun sequence encodes:
- the LOC131471283 gene encoding uncharacterized protein LOC131471283 isoform X1, which translates to MSRRKQRTMGIGGYITYSDCWCVIGPLAMMGDLMVFLHPLASIPKIRGGHLLPRLSWERPPSSVTLLSDFIPIRPVLDLSHNESARLAMDCLLSQGLEEYHQVLKAEGEADFLSEMEKKYVLENGRESNTGSDLGVSDDDDYKHLESWSAGSQSASMFTAAVSTGESPACKPMRRDEICASSELGEPRVELYFQSDNRAAGMKDLIRQFIRKAKTTLAIVVDSFTDIELLCDLLEASRKRNVSIHLLLDHLNLNMFVTMWQDLKLNGKKFPKLSVRSVDGQTYCAKTGMKLTGQIAESFIITDWAEVLTGSYSFSWLSWQVHRSLAVLINGSAVTPFLQEFHRLYFSSKPVPCFVTLITVPRTLSLYIQSHVAQNGNAGISELKSSRAKTMDLLSCTGDAEETQTTAKTPFSFNLKSMELERSKSDNHGAATHTKPLTPCLKPLLQQQCASVESPKQIVTSVSARQDTKTHVEKNQNQIQNHSKTRVSHNQLRSAIFNITTTTTGRNATGHESNCGHAANVKQPQRTVSYQSTSKNLHLDSDTLGIERLFICHRNRDRLKLPGMTAYLSAVRRQRNHSLNLKFKKEIQSDDNSKILSPPASQQKPAKSGRQFPLTYSLTGHTSGLQTKVSSLEIWPPPQLNWLLQRHTARPRPVARSRSFDTRNGTGGQPGCRPALSYITTSLRRSKSWTEKHSAGFKGQD; encoded by the exons ATGTCCAG GAGGAAACAAAGAACCATGGGTATTGGAGGCTATATCACCTACTCAGATTGCTGGTGTGTTATAGGCCCATTGGCTATGATGG GTGACTTGATGGTGTTCTTGCATCCACTTGCATCCATTCCCAAGATAAGGGGGGGACACCTGCTGCCCAGACTGTCCTGGGAGAGGCCTCCCTCTTCTGTGACCTTACTGAG TGACTTCATACCAATCAGACCAGTATTGGACCTGAGTCACAACGAGAGTGCTCGGCTAGCAATGGACTGCCTGCTCAGCCAGGGATTAGAGGAATACCACCAGGTGTTAAAAGCAGAGGGAGAAGCAGACTTTCTGTCGGAGATGGAAAAGAAATACGTCCTGGAGAATGGAAGAGAGAGCAACACAGGTT CTGATCTCGGTGTATCTGACGACGATGACTACAAACATTTAGAGAGTTGGTCAGCCGGCTCTCAGTCTGCCTCAATGTTCACTGCTGCAGTGTCCACAGGCGAGTCACCAGCCTGCAAGCCCATGAGGCGAG atgaGATATGTGCCAGTTCTGAGCTGGGTGAGCCCAGAGTTGAGCTTTATTTCCAGTCTGATAACCGAGCAGCTGGAATGAAAGACCTGATCAGACAGTTCATCAGAAAGGCTAAAACG ACCCTGGCCATAGTAGTGGACAGCTTCACGGACATTGAGCTGCTCTGTGATCTCCTGGAGGCCAGCAGGAAGAGGAATGTGTCCATCCACCTTCTGCTTGACCATCTCAACCTCAACATGTTTGTAACTATGTGGCAGGATCTCAAACTCAACGGCAAAAAATTCCCT AAACTGTCTGTGCGCAGCGTTGATGGACAGACGTACTGCGCCAAGACGGGCATGAAGCTGACTGGTCAGATTGCTGAGAGTTTTATCATCACTGATTGGGCTGAGGTGCTGACCGGTTcatacag TTTCTCCTGGCTGTCATGGCAGGTCCATCGGAGTCTTGCCGTTCTCATAAATGGCAGCGCTGTCACACCTTTTCTTCAGGAGTTCCACAGACTCTACTTCAGCTCCAAACCTGTGCCCTGCTTTGTCACACTTATCACTGTGCCTCGCACTCTCTCACTTTACATCCAATCACATGTGGCCCAGAATGGCAATGCTGGCATAAGCGAGTTGAAATCCAGCCGAGCCAAAACGATGGACCTCTTGTCTTGTACTGGAGATGCTGAAGAGACCCAGACCACAGCAAAAACGCCATTTTCATTCAATCTAAAGAGCATGGAACTGGAACGCAGCAAAAGTGATAACCACGGGgcagctacacacacaaaacctctGACTCCATGTCTAAAACCCTTGCTTCAACAGCAGTGTGCTTCCGTGGAATCGCCAAAGCAGATAGTGACCAGTGTCTCCGCACGGcaggacacaaaaacacacgtggAAAAGAATCAAAACCAgatccagaatcactcaaaaactcGCGTCTCACACAATCAGCTTCGGTCTGCCATCTTcaacatcaccaccaccacaactgGAAGAAATGCAACGGGTCATGAGTCTAATTGTGGACACGCTGCAAATGTCAAACAACCGCAAAGAACCGTCTCTTATCAGTCAACTTCAAAGAATTTACATCTCGATAGTGACACTCTTGGTATTGAAAGACTTTTCATTTGCCATAGGAATAGAGACCGACTGAAGTTGCCAGGGATGACTGCATATCTCAGTGCAGTAAGAAGACAACGGAACCACTCACTTAACCtcaaatttaaaaaggaaattcaATCTGATGATAATTCCAAGATACTATCTCCTCCTGCATCCCAGCAGAAACCAGCAAAGTCAGGTCGTCAATTCCCTTTGACATATTCATTGACAGGACACACATCTGGGCTCCAAACCAAAGTCTCCTCGCTGGAAATCTGGCCTCCACCACAGCTTAACTGGCTCCTCCAGAGACACACTGCAAGACCCAGGCCAGTGGCTCGATCCCGCTCCTTTGACACCAGGAACGGGACGGGTGGACAACCAGGCTGCAGGCCAGCACTCAGTTACATAACTACATCACTGAGAAGAAGCAAGAGTTGGACTGAGAAACACTCAGCAGGATTCAAAGGACAGGACTAA
- the LOC131471283 gene encoding uncharacterized protein LOC131471283 isoform X2 has product MSRRKQRTMGIGGYITYSDCWCVIGPLAMMGDLMVFLHPLASIPKIRGGHLLPRLSWERPPSSVTLLSDFIPIRPVLDLSHNESARLAMDCLLSQGLEEYHQVLKAEGEADFLSEMEKKYVLENGRESNTADLGVSDDDDYKHLESWSAGSQSASMFTAAVSTGESPACKPMRRDEICASSELGEPRVELYFQSDNRAAGMKDLIRQFIRKAKTTLAIVVDSFTDIELLCDLLEASRKRNVSIHLLLDHLNLNMFVTMWQDLKLNGKKFPKLSVRSVDGQTYCAKTGMKLTGQIAESFIITDWAEVLTGSYSFSWLSWQVHRSLAVLINGSAVTPFLQEFHRLYFSSKPVPCFVTLITVPRTLSLYIQSHVAQNGNAGISELKSSRAKTMDLLSCTGDAEETQTTAKTPFSFNLKSMELERSKSDNHGAATHTKPLTPCLKPLLQQQCASVESPKQIVTSVSARQDTKTHVEKNQNQIQNHSKTRVSHNQLRSAIFNITTTTTGRNATGHESNCGHAANVKQPQRTVSYQSTSKNLHLDSDTLGIERLFICHRNRDRLKLPGMTAYLSAVRRQRNHSLNLKFKKEIQSDDNSKILSPPASQQKPAKSGRQFPLTYSLTGHTSGLQTKVSSLEIWPPPQLNWLLQRHTARPRPVARSRSFDTRNGTGGQPGCRPALSYITTSLRRSKSWTEKHSAGFKGQD; this is encoded by the exons ATGTCCAG GAGGAAACAAAGAACCATGGGTATTGGAGGCTATATCACCTACTCAGATTGCTGGTGTGTTATAGGCCCATTGGCTATGATGG GTGACTTGATGGTGTTCTTGCATCCACTTGCATCCATTCCCAAGATAAGGGGGGGACACCTGCTGCCCAGACTGTCCTGGGAGAGGCCTCCCTCTTCTGTGACCTTACTGAG TGACTTCATACCAATCAGACCAGTATTGGACCTGAGTCACAACGAGAGTGCTCGGCTAGCAATGGACTGCCTGCTCAGCCAGGGATTAGAGGAATACCACCAGGTGTTAAAAGCAGAGGGAGAAGCAGACTTTCTGTCGGAGATGGAAAAGAAATACGTCCTGGAGAATGGAAGAGAGAGCAACACAG CTGATCTCGGTGTATCTGACGACGATGACTACAAACATTTAGAGAGTTGGTCAGCCGGCTCTCAGTCTGCCTCAATGTTCACTGCTGCAGTGTCCACAGGCGAGTCACCAGCCTGCAAGCCCATGAGGCGAG atgaGATATGTGCCAGTTCTGAGCTGGGTGAGCCCAGAGTTGAGCTTTATTTCCAGTCTGATAACCGAGCAGCTGGAATGAAAGACCTGATCAGACAGTTCATCAGAAAGGCTAAAACG ACCCTGGCCATAGTAGTGGACAGCTTCACGGACATTGAGCTGCTCTGTGATCTCCTGGAGGCCAGCAGGAAGAGGAATGTGTCCATCCACCTTCTGCTTGACCATCTCAACCTCAACATGTTTGTAACTATGTGGCAGGATCTCAAACTCAACGGCAAAAAATTCCCT AAACTGTCTGTGCGCAGCGTTGATGGACAGACGTACTGCGCCAAGACGGGCATGAAGCTGACTGGTCAGATTGCTGAGAGTTTTATCATCACTGATTGGGCTGAGGTGCTGACCGGTTcatacag TTTCTCCTGGCTGTCATGGCAGGTCCATCGGAGTCTTGCCGTTCTCATAAATGGCAGCGCTGTCACACCTTTTCTTCAGGAGTTCCACAGACTCTACTTCAGCTCCAAACCTGTGCCCTGCTTTGTCACACTTATCACTGTGCCTCGCACTCTCTCACTTTACATCCAATCACATGTGGCCCAGAATGGCAATGCTGGCATAAGCGAGTTGAAATCCAGCCGAGCCAAAACGATGGACCTCTTGTCTTGTACTGGAGATGCTGAAGAGACCCAGACCACAGCAAAAACGCCATTTTCATTCAATCTAAAGAGCATGGAACTGGAACGCAGCAAAAGTGATAACCACGGGgcagctacacacacaaaacctctGACTCCATGTCTAAAACCCTTGCTTCAACAGCAGTGTGCTTCCGTGGAATCGCCAAAGCAGATAGTGACCAGTGTCTCCGCACGGcaggacacaaaaacacacgtggAAAAGAATCAAAACCAgatccagaatcactcaaaaactcGCGTCTCACACAATCAGCTTCGGTCTGCCATCTTcaacatcaccaccaccacaactgGAAGAAATGCAACGGGTCATGAGTCTAATTGTGGACACGCTGCAAATGTCAAACAACCGCAAAGAACCGTCTCTTATCAGTCAACTTCAAAGAATTTACATCTCGATAGTGACACTCTTGGTATTGAAAGACTTTTCATTTGCCATAGGAATAGAGACCGACTGAAGTTGCCAGGGATGACTGCATATCTCAGTGCAGTAAGAAGACAACGGAACCACTCACTTAACCtcaaatttaaaaaggaaattcaATCTGATGATAATTCCAAGATACTATCTCCTCCTGCATCCCAGCAGAAACCAGCAAAGTCAGGTCGTCAATTCCCTTTGACATATTCATTGACAGGACACACATCTGGGCTCCAAACCAAAGTCTCCTCGCTGGAAATCTGGCCTCCACCACAGCTTAACTGGCTCCTCCAGAGACACACTGCAAGACCCAGGCCAGTGGCTCGATCCCGCTCCTTTGACACCAGGAACGGGACGGGTGGACAACCAGGCTGCAGGCCAGCACTCAGTTACATAACTACATCACTGAGAAGAAGCAAGAGTTGGACTGAGAAACACTCAGCAGGATTCAAAGGACAGGACTAA